A DNA window from Actinokineospora baliensis contains the following coding sequences:
- a CDS encoding ATP-binding protein, producing the protein MTGHEPHTQLIGRDHELGLLQLVVRRGPALVQVEGEAGVGKSRLVRELVAAMGADAPIVLIGYCQQLREPFVLGAVLEALRHARERLSRCAELSPVTSVLRTVIPELADVLPPPQTVTADPAFDRHLLFRAIREVLAALGPALLVVEDLHWADDGTLQLLRFLMADPPPELAVVVTYRREDVSGDMPLGTAYRPGAGVGAELVRLRPLGPEQVRLLAAAILRTDAVSAAFAAELHEQTAGLPFVLEEVLRALRARALAEGTDVTEITARRLSDQGEVPVLLRESVAERLAALSEESGRLVRAAAVFAIPAGVELLGQVARLSGDRLRAAVEEAAACSILHDQGDGTCAFRHTLARQAVYSTISAMERRELHARAVRLLSVLDPLPLVQLAEHSRLAHRRADWLRYGEAAADQALAVSDATTATPLLRRLLAEPALTGADVDRLGVKLGEASLIGVDIRGSALLLKRLLVDRRLSAAARGEVRMQLGILLSRQSDSIAEGRAQLELAVDELSGREDLAAKCMSALAQPFTGDTPLALIAPWMRKADAVVAHCADQESRIWLMANVVGSMVAIGDPELRDRLETLPTVARTLGEQRQIARAHSNLGDSLTIIGRFDAARHHLRFGTRAAEESGALYVLSTARSTAIRLDWFTGSWDGLAARAESLLVEYRELVAVATELNLVLGQLALTRGEWAAAATHLTDTGIRTPRNAITPIALGGSAGLIRLALRDDDPVLAVLEADAGMALLRRKDVWAWAGELAPAAVDAYLAAGRVHDAEDVVRWLAEGLTGVVAPLAAAALHTCKGAVADYLGKPGTDHHVAAARAYEDLSAPYLAAVAWERAEAHRLPAGDPAASEAYSRCAERYEDLGASHDAARCRHLLRTLGIATPSRQGRRGYGNTLSPREREVAHLLAAGHTNNQIAEILFLSPRTVEQHAARVLRKLKVVSRRDLRAADLQ; encoded by the coding sequence ATGACCGGCCACGAACCGCACACCCAGCTCATCGGTCGCGACCACGAGCTGGGTCTGCTGCAACTGGTGGTGCGCCGCGGTCCCGCTCTCGTGCAGGTGGAGGGCGAGGCCGGGGTCGGCAAGAGCAGGCTGGTCCGCGAGCTGGTGGCCGCGATGGGCGCCGACGCCCCGATCGTGCTCATCGGCTACTGCCAGCAGTTGCGCGAGCCGTTCGTCCTGGGCGCGGTGCTCGAGGCGCTGCGGCACGCCCGCGAGCGGTTGTCCCGCTGCGCCGAGCTGAGCCCGGTCACCTCGGTGCTGCGCACGGTGATCCCGGAGTTGGCCGACGTGCTGCCGCCGCCGCAGACGGTCACCGCGGACCCGGCGTTCGACCGGCACCTGCTGTTCCGCGCGATCCGCGAGGTGCTCGCCGCGCTGGGGCCCGCGCTGCTGGTGGTCGAGGACCTGCACTGGGCCGACGACGGAACCCTGCAGCTGCTGCGGTTCCTGATGGCCGACCCGCCCCCGGAGCTGGCGGTCGTGGTGACCTACCGGCGCGAGGACGTCTCCGGCGACATGCCGCTGGGCACCGCGTACCGGCCGGGTGCCGGGGTCGGCGCGGAACTGGTGCGGTTGCGGCCGTTGGGGCCTGAGCAGGTCCGGCTGCTGGCCGCGGCGATCCTGCGCACCGACGCGGTGAGCGCCGCGTTCGCCGCCGAGCTGCACGAGCAGACCGCCGGGCTGCCGTTCGTGCTCGAAGAGGTGCTGCGCGCGTTGCGGGCCCGGGCGCTCGCCGAGGGCACCGACGTCACCGAGATCACCGCGCGGCGGCTGTCGGACCAGGGTGAGGTTCCGGTGCTGCTGCGCGAGTCCGTCGCCGAGCGCCTGGCGGCGTTGTCGGAGGAATCGGGCCGGTTGGTGCGCGCCGCGGCGGTGTTCGCGATCCCGGCCGGTGTCGAGCTGCTCGGGCAGGTGGCGCGGTTGTCCGGCGACCGGTTGCGGGCCGCGGTGGAGGAGGCCGCCGCGTGCTCGATCCTGCACGACCAGGGCGACGGCACCTGTGCGTTCCGGCATACCCTCGCCCGCCAAGCCGTGTACAGCACGATCAGCGCGATGGAGCGCCGCGAGCTGCACGCCAGGGCGGTGCGCCTGCTCAGCGTTCTCGACCCGCTGCCGCTGGTGCAGCTCGCCGAGCACAGCAGGCTCGCCCACCGCCGCGCCGACTGGCTGCGCTACGGCGAGGCGGCCGCGGACCAGGCGCTCGCGGTCTCCGACGCGACCACCGCCACCCCGCTGCTGCGCCGCCTGCTCGCCGAACCGGCGCTGACCGGCGCCGACGTCGACCGCCTCGGCGTGAAACTCGGTGAGGCGTCGCTGATCGGCGTCGACATCCGCGGTTCTGCGCTGCTGCTCAAGCGGTTGCTGGTCGACCGGCGGCTCTCGGCCGCGGCGCGCGGTGAGGTCCGGATGCAGTTGGGGATACTGCTGTCGCGGCAGAGCGATTCGATCGCCGAGGGCCGTGCTCAGCTGGAACTGGCCGTGGACGAGCTGTCCGGGCGCGAGGACCTGGCTGCCAAGTGCATGAGCGCGTTGGCGCAGCCGTTCACGGGGGACACCCCGCTGGCGTTGATCGCTCCGTGGATGCGCAAGGCCGACGCGGTCGTGGCGCACTGCGCTGACCAGGAGTCGCGGATCTGGCTGATGGCCAACGTGGTCGGCTCGATGGTGGCCATCGGTGACCCGGAGCTGCGCGACCGGCTGGAGACGCTGCCCACGGTGGCCAGGACCCTGGGCGAGCAGCGGCAGATCGCCCGCGCGCACAGCAACCTCGGTGATTCGCTGACCATCATCGGCCGCTTCGACGCCGCGCGGCACCACCTGCGTTTCGGTACCCGGGCCGCGGAGGAGAGCGGCGCGCTGTACGTGCTCAGCACCGCCCGCAGCACCGCCATCCGCCTCGACTGGTTCACCGGCTCCTGGGACGGGCTGGCCGCGCGGGCCGAGTCGCTGCTGGTCGAATACCGCGAACTGGTCGCCGTGGCCACCGAGCTGAACCTGGTCCTCGGCCAGCTCGCCCTCACCCGGGGCGAATGGGCCGCCGCCGCGACGCACCTGACCGACACCGGCATCCGCACCCCCCGCAACGCGATCACCCCCATCGCCTTGGGCGGTAGCGCGGGCCTGATCCGCTTGGCCCTGCGCGACGACGACCCGGTGCTGGCCGTGCTGGAGGCCGACGCGGGCATGGCTCTGTTGCGCCGCAAGGACGTCTGGGCTTGGGCGGGCGAGTTGGCCCCCGCCGCGGTGGACGCCTACCTCGCCGCGGGCCGGGTGCACGACGCCGAGGACGTCGTCCGGTGGTTGGCCGAGGGCCTCACCGGTGTCGTCGCGCCCTTGGCCGCCGCGGCCCTGCACACCTGCAAGGGCGCCGTTGCCGACTACCTGGGCAAACCGGGGACGGACCACCACGTCGCCGCTGCCCGCGCGTACGAAGACCTCTCGGCCCCCTACCTGGCCGCTGTCGCGTGGGAACGGGCCGAAGCCCACCGGCTTCCCGCTGGCGATCCCGCCGCAAGCGAGGCGTACAGCCGCTGCGCGGAACGCTACGAGGACCTGGGCGCCAGCCACGACGCTGCCCGGTGCAGGCACCTGTTGCGCACCCTCGGCATCGCCACCCCGTCCCGGCAGGGCCGCCGCGGCTACGGCAACACGCTGTCCCCCCGAGAACGCGAGGTGGCGCACCTGCTGGCCGCGGGCCACACGAACAACCAGATCGCCGAGATCCTGTTCCTGTCCCCCCGCACCGTCGAACAACACGCCGCCCGAGTCCTGCGCAAGCTCAAGGTCGTCTCCCGCCGCGACCTGCGCGCCGCCGACCTGCAGTGA
- a CDS encoding RNA-binding S4 domain-containing protein: protein MESVRVDTWLWAVRLVKTRPEAAAGCRGGHVRVNGRPAKPSTVVVPGDEVRFRVAGTTRVVEVTDTIRKRVGAAVAATCMIDRTPKPPPEVVVPVAKRERGAGRPTKRERRVLDQFRGQ, encoded by the coding sequence ATGGAGTCGGTTCGGGTGGACACCTGGTTGTGGGCGGTCCGGCTGGTGAAGACGCGGCCGGAAGCGGCGGCGGGCTGCCGGGGCGGCCACGTCCGGGTCAACGGCCGCCCCGCCAAACCCTCGACCGTGGTGGTGCCCGGCGACGAGGTCCGCTTCCGAGTCGCCGGGACCACCCGGGTGGTCGAGGTGACCGACACCATCCGCAAGCGCGTGGGCGCGGCGGTCGCCGCCACCTGCATGATCGACCGCACCCCGAAGCCGCCGCCGGAGGTGGTGGTCCCGGTGGCCAAGCGGGAGCGGGGCGCGGGTCGGCCGACGAAACGGGAACGGCGGGTGCTCGACCAGTTCCGCGGCCAGTGA
- a CDS encoding FAD-binding oxidoreductase — MSTGTPALREAALDLDFRLRGDVLLPDAPGYAEAVAAHNQTAPHRVAVAVLAADADDVREAVAFAATNGLPVAVQATGHGPSTTAADGLLVVTRALDGVTVDPVRRVARIEAGARWGKVVAEAAKEGLAPPNGSSPLVGAIGYTIGGGVGPLGRAHGYAVDHVRSFDVVTADGEARTASAEVNPDLFFALRGGKGNFGVVTAMEIALLPVTRLYGGGLFFDGTNAADILRTYRDWTTTTPETLASSIAFIRFPDLEVFPEPLRGRYIAHIRVFYFGSEADGERLITPLRAIGPRLVDTVADMPYTEMGTINNDPTEPGPYYERSTLLRSLDDDALETIIGLIGPEANSPLLAVEIRQLGGALSREPAVPSAVGFRDAAFSLFLASVPPEEGVAEALEYQTKVIEAVSRWSTGGPYACFIGSYEAGEATVRAAYEPGAYERLRQVKRQYDPTNLFRVNHNIPPAT, encoded by the coding sequence GTGAGCACTGGCACCCCGGCGCTGCGGGAAGCCGCACTGGACCTGGACTTCCGGCTGCGCGGCGACGTGCTGCTGCCCGACGCCCCCGGCTACGCCGAGGCCGTCGCGGCGCACAACCAGACGGCGCCGCACCGGGTCGCGGTGGCCGTGCTGGCCGCCGACGCCGACGACGTCCGGGAAGCCGTGGCGTTCGCCGCCACCAACGGCCTGCCGGTCGCGGTCCAGGCCACGGGCCACGGCCCGTCGACCACCGCGGCGGACGGCCTGCTCGTCGTCACCCGCGCCCTCGACGGCGTCACCGTCGACCCGGTCCGGCGCGTGGCGCGCATCGAGGCGGGAGCCCGTTGGGGCAAGGTGGTCGCCGAGGCGGCCAAGGAGGGCCTGGCACCGCCGAACGGGTCATCGCCGCTGGTCGGGGCCATCGGCTACACCATCGGCGGCGGCGTCGGCCCCCTCGGCCGCGCCCACGGCTACGCCGTGGACCACGTCCGGTCGTTCGACGTGGTCACCGCCGACGGTGAGGCCCGCACCGCCTCGGCGGAGGTCAACCCCGACCTGTTCTTCGCCCTGCGCGGCGGCAAGGGCAACTTCGGCGTCGTCACCGCCATGGAGATCGCCCTCCTGCCGGTCACCCGCCTCTACGGCGGCGGCCTCTTCTTCGACGGCACCAACGCCGCCGACATCCTGCGCACCTACCGGGATTGGACCACCACCACTCCCGAGACGCTCGCCTCCTCCATCGCGTTCATCCGCTTCCCCGACCTCGAGGTCTTCCCGGAACCCCTGCGGGGCAGGTACATCGCCCACATCAGGGTGTTCTACTTCGGCTCAGAGGCCGACGGCGAGCGGTTGATCACCCCGTTGCGCGCCATCGGTCCGCGGTTGGTGGACACGGTGGCGGACATGCCCTACACGGAGATGGGGACGATCAACAACGACCCCACGGAGCCCGGGCCGTACTACGAGCGCTCGACGCTTCTGCGGTCGCTGGACGACGACGCGCTCGAGACCATCATCGGGTTGATCGGGCCGGAGGCGAACAGCCCGCTGCTGGCCGTGGAGATCCGACAACTGGGAGGTGCTCTCTCGCGGGAGCCCGCTGTTCCCAGCGCGGTGGGTTTCCGGGACGCGGCGTTCAGTCTGTTCTTGGCGAGCGTGCCGCCGGAGGAGGGGGTCGCGGAGGCTCTGGAGTACCAGACGAAGGTGATCGAGGCGGTGAGCCGTTGGTCTACCGGTGGGCCCTACGCGTGTTTCATCGGCAGTTACGAGGCGGGTGAAGCCACTGTTCGGGCGGCCTACGAACCGGGCGCGTACGAGCGGTTGCGGCAGGTGAAGCGGCAGTACGACCCGACGAACCTGTTCCGGGTGAACCACAACATCCCGCCCGCCACATAG
- a CDS encoding flavin reductase family protein, with translation MATGTRFDSTTFRAAMGRFSTGITVITTEADGQVHGMTANGFMSVSLDPPLVVISLDRKTRMLPLLAETGRFGVSILADHQEVHSRHFAGRPVASLDPEFEHVAGTPLLVGALARIACRVVDAHEAGDHVLHIGHVEHLDFRDGDPLVFYTGGYRVLHTAITEDFFSY, from the coding sequence ATGGCGACGGGAACCCGGTTCGACAGCACCACCTTCCGCGCGGCGATGGGCCGGTTCAGCACCGGCATCACCGTCATCACCACCGAGGCCGACGGCCAGGTGCACGGCATGACCGCCAACGGGTTCATGTCGGTGTCGCTGGACCCGCCGCTGGTGGTGATCTCCCTCGACCGCAAGACCAGGATGCTGCCGCTGCTGGCCGAGACCGGCCGCTTCGGGGTGAGCATCCTGGCCGACCACCAGGAAGTCCACTCGCGGCACTTCGCCGGTCGCCCGGTCGCCTCGCTCGATCCGGAGTTCGAGCACGTCGCGGGCACACCGCTGCTGGTCGGTGCGCTGGCGCGGATCGCCTGCCGCGTCGTGGACGCGCACGAGGCGGGTGACCACGTGCTCCACATAGGACACGTCGAGCACCTGGACTTCCGCGACGGCGACCCGCTGGTGTTCTACACCGGCGGCTACCGGGTGCTGCACACCGCGATCACCGAGGACTTCTTCAGCTACTGA
- a CDS encoding styrene monooxygenase/indole monooxygenase family protein, with translation MPNIGIVGSGIAGLHLGLYLRKHDIDVTIYSDKTAEQLAGGRLLNTVAHHRTTLERETELGVDHWDLDEYGYFCNHHYIGGPEPLYFRGDFPTPSRALDYRVYLPRLAQDFEERGGTLEVRPVTPSTIVDLSERHDIMVISTGRAGLGAMFARRADKSPYDSPQRNLAVGLYHGVADNAPKGLSLSVSPGHGELLEIPMYSHEGHVTGLLFEAIPGASDLNELSLTRYDEDPAAFEKLVLAKLQQHFPGVFERVDPNLFSVTRPQDVLQGGVTPVVREDYTRLPNGKYAIALGDAHLTVDPMIGQGANTASYSAFTVGAAIVEDLGFDERLCERIANRRAGHLMSAAEWANFMVRREPAPHLLELFATMAEDDRVCRDVVDNFNFPERQWDIMSSAERTHAYLASFAA, from the coding sequence GTGCCCAACATCGGAATCGTCGGCAGCGGTATCGCAGGCCTGCACCTGGGCCTCTACCTGCGCAAGCACGACATCGACGTGACCATCTACAGCGACAAGACCGCCGAGCAGCTCGCGGGCGGGCGCCTGCTCAACACCGTCGCCCACCACCGCACCACGCTCGAGCGGGAGACCGAACTCGGCGTCGACCACTGGGACCTCGACGAGTACGGCTACTTCTGCAACCACCACTACATCGGCGGCCCGGAGCCGCTGTACTTCCGCGGCGACTTCCCCACCCCGTCGCGCGCGCTGGACTACCGCGTCTACCTGCCCCGCCTGGCGCAGGACTTCGAGGAGCGCGGCGGCACCCTCGAGGTGCGCCCGGTGACCCCGAGCACCATCGTCGACCTCTCCGAGCGGCACGACATCATGGTCATCTCCACCGGCCGCGCGGGCCTCGGCGCGATGTTCGCCCGCCGCGCCGACAAGTCGCCCTACGACTCGCCGCAGCGCAACCTGGCCGTCGGGCTTTACCACGGTGTCGCCGACAACGCCCCCAAGGGCTTGTCGCTGAGCGTCTCGCCCGGGCACGGCGAGCTGCTGGAGATCCCGATGTACTCGCACGAGGGCCACGTCACCGGCCTGCTCTTCGAGGCCATCCCCGGCGCGAGCGACCTCAACGAGCTCTCGCTCACCCGCTACGACGAGGACCCGGCCGCGTTCGAGAAGCTGGTGCTGGCCAAGCTGCAGCAGCACTTCCCCGGCGTGTTCGAGCGGGTCGACCCGAACCTGTTCAGCGTCACCCGGCCGCAGGACGTCCTGCAGGGCGGGGTCACCCCGGTCGTGCGCGAGGACTACACCCGGCTGCCCAACGGCAAGTACGCCATCGCCCTCGGCGACGCGCACCTGACCGTCGACCCGATGATCGGCCAGGGCGCCAACACCGCGTCGTACTCGGCGTTCACCGTGGGCGCGGCCATCGTCGAGGACCTCGGCTTCGACGAGCGGCTGTGCGAGCGGATCGCCAACCGCAGGGCCGGGCACCTGATGTCGGCCGCCGAGTGGGCCAACTTCATGGTCCGCCGCGAGCCCGCCCCGCACCTGCTGGAGCTGTTCGCCACGATGGCCGAGGACGACCGCGTCTGCCGCGACGTGGTGGACAACTTCAACTTCCCCGAGCGGCAGTGGGACATCATGTCCTCGGCCGAGCGCACCCACGCCTACCTGGCCTCGTTCGCGGCCTGA
- a CDS encoding TetR/AcrR family transcriptional regulator produces MASEPVELPVDGLPVLGLPPTERADAARNRRKILDAAAHIVATAGVDGLSMEEVAQRAGVGIGTVYRRFGDRAGLAYALLDERERELQTAFLTGPPPLGPGAPPLERIKAFLHALHDRVEAQPDLLTVAEMNSPHARYTGGAYAVHHTHLVTLLTQAHPACDAHYLADALLAPLAASMITYQHTRGMSSKRIKAGLDELLAGLAKPTT; encoded by the coding sequence GTGGCGAGCGAGCCAGTGGAGCTGCCCGTGGACGGCCTACCCGTCCTCGGCCTGCCCCCGACCGAACGGGCCGACGCGGCCCGCAACCGCCGCAAGATCCTCGACGCCGCGGCGCACATCGTCGCCACCGCGGGCGTGGACGGCCTATCGATGGAAGAGGTCGCCCAACGCGCGGGCGTCGGCATAGGCACCGTCTACCGCCGCTTCGGCGACCGCGCGGGCTTGGCCTACGCGCTGCTCGACGAACGGGAACGCGAACTGCAAACCGCTTTCCTCACCGGTCCGCCCCCGCTCGGCCCGGGCGCGCCACCGCTGGAGCGCATCAAGGCATTCCTGCACGCCCTGCACGACCGCGTGGAAGCCCAGCCCGACCTGCTCACCGTCGCCGAGATGAACTCCCCCCACGCCCGCTACACCGGCGGCGCCTACGCCGTGCACCACACCCACCTGGTCACCCTGCTCACCCAGGCCCACCCCGCCTGCGACGCCCACTACCTCGCCGACGCCTTACTGGCCCCACTGGCGGCCAGCATGATCACGTACCAGCACACGAGGGGCATGAGCTCGAAACGGATCAAGGCCGGGTTGGACGAACTCCTCGCGGGACTGGCGAAGCCGACCACTTGA